In Vigna angularis cultivar LongXiaoDou No.4 chromosome 8, ASM1680809v1, whole genome shotgun sequence, the DNA window TTCTGGTTTAAAGTAAATTATAGGTGAAGTGTCTAATAACTTGCTTAGATCGTTTAACCGTCTTGTTAAATATCTATTTGcgaaaaagtttttcaaaacactattcaattttcattttagtgttttttagtaatttgaagtgtttataattttctaatgcTATCGTTAAAAACTAAGTTAGATTTTCGTtaccaaatattttttattgttaattcaGTCGCTAAAAGTGTTTATGattgtttttatactttttaacgACCCTTTTTGTAGTCACTAAAACatatcttttttattgaaatattaaaataagtaaattaataaGTTGAGTTTATGTAAAAGGAATAAAACCTAACATTAGATTGAAAACTTATTTTGCAAAGTGATAATTGAATACATTGATTTTATAACATTAcgataaattattaaatttatccaaaaccctaattttataaatgaaatcaATCTAAATTCCTTAACCATAATTTTATAGatgaaatcaatttaaattccTTTAATAAACTTCAATTCCTTTTGTTCCTTAGCAAAACAATTTGCTATAAGTGTAGTAATTAAAAGATAACCAATATACCATGAACTATTCTTAAATACATTATTCATTGATGTCTCACTTCAAGTTaagataatcaaaatatttttcaatcacAAACAAAATCCTTAAAAATCTAAGTGGTATCCATAACCaacatgaaacataaaactaaaacGTTATttgaaacacaataaaaataaatatatatatatatatatatatatatatatatatatatatatatatatatatatatatatatatatatatattatcaacaaAATTCAAAGTATAGTCTAGTTATATCTAACTAAAAGAAATTGATTTAGCTAGTCATGATGGAAGAGGAAGAATAAATGATACAAAATGAAGAAACTAAATTGAGGAGTCATGGAAGCATAATAAATCTTCTTGTTTTTCACTCACAACTTGAGAAGcttgtttcttttcttcaaaaCAAAGGTCACAACTTCCAAATTCTCCGTCGAGCTTCaaaattcttaataaataaaaaaattctaagtttgacttttaaactcaaaatttgtcTCTACAAGTAGTTTGTCCTCATCCTTCAAAAGCTTTTCTACCCATTTATTCAATTCTTCctctttataaaaaaagaaatcagATTTCTAGTAATATGTTCAagtaaatcaaatattaaaccTGCTTATATCTAATGATGGGATAagcattaaattttattaaaacaaagttttaagggactttcaaaataaatgttataaatataagaatagtATTTAACACATACACGaagatttatttgaaaaatcttaAAGGGATTCTTTTCATGCATTCCCTCGGGAGCTTTCTCCTATCTCAGTGTTATTATTGGAAAATTTAATTAGCAacttaagaaaatttaattaacaaatttaGATTCTTCTGATCCTTTATCTTCGTCTAACTCCTTTGAAATCCTCCTTTGCGTCCTTCTCAAGACTATTCTCTGGTTGTCCAACACTAATTGAATTGAACTAAATgctaattttttgaaaataggATGATAAACAATAATTGAATTGATTGAATAGATTATCATGAATAAGATTAGATGTAgatttaaatatcaaatcaaGAAATATCAAGATACAATATACCTTATGCaatataaagaaagagaaatacataaaaaatttagtgATTCACTCCATCACAACATATACATATAGATGTTCAACTACAGTGATCAAGAGTCACATTATATACTTTCAAACTTCAACAAATTTGgtaaaacagaaagaaaaacacaattatACAGGTATACATTAGAACAAATTTAGAACAAGTCACTTTGAGAATAAATAAACACAATAATGGCAAATACATTATGTGCAAAActatgtttttttcttcaaccATGAGATTGATCACAATTTGTCTAAAGAAAACTCCAAAATCAGAGTACTAACGCACAAAAAGTCAGAAACAACCCTTCAtaattctataaaataaaataaaataaaaatgttatgaTTTCCcactattaaaaatttatatttaataaaattgtttgcataaattttttacaaaaaatttaaaattaaaaaggttatcttttaaaaaaaattctgaaaaattttaaagttacataaaatatataaaggaaaaaaaattccatAAGTATAACAAAAACTTTAGTTTTAAAGATGTCCAACCCAATGCACATGTAGAAACATGGAAACATGAATCAAAACACATtctataaaaatgataatttccTTCAAATTTGAACACTACAATACAACtgtcaatcataaaaaaaaaagtaataaatttcgCAATTCAATACTTCCCTTTCTTCCAGAATAACTGAGAGTGTAGATGatataaatatgatttgaaTATGTAATCCACTTTCttcattacttttaaataataaattttgtgcAAACCAAcacacatatttaataatatgtctGTAAATGCATTTAAGATGGTTCTGATCTGGTGGTCCACACACGGATATTAAAAACTCAATAATTAAGTTGGTTCTTAGTTTTTACAGTATTAAAGGACTCCGTGCATATCACTACAATAgcaaataaaacaacaaaagtttCTTCATTTCCTCCACCATGTCCAACGAAACCATTGACTCCCGCCTCCAAATCCGCCCCAATCCCGACGGCACCTTCACCATCTCCAGCGAAACCATTGACCCCTACCAACGCCTCCAAATCCAGCCCAACCCCGATGGTACCTTCACGCGCCTCAACAATGTCACTATTCCACACACCGCACCCTCTTCAGACCCCTCTCTTCCCATTTCAGTTCTCACCAAAGACATCGCCATCAACCCACACAACCACACATGGCTGCGCTTATTCCTGCCACGCACACTACTCTCCTCTTCCAATCCCAACAAGCTTCCTCTCATCCTTTTCTTTCACGGAAGCGGATTCGTGCTGCTCAGTGCAGCTTCCTCCGTCTTCCATGATTTCTGCGTCCAAATCGCCGATTCCGCTCAGGCCATTGTGGCCTCCGTCGACTACCGTCTTGCGCCAGAGCACCGACTTCCGGCGGCCTACGACGATGGCGCCGAAGCACTGCGGTGGATCGGAAACTGCGAAGATGAGTGGTTGCGTCAATACGCTGATTATTCGAACTGTTATCTTATGGGGAATAGCGCTGGGGCAACTATCGCTTACCAGACAGGTcactctccttctccttctacatCTTCtctgtttttaattctttataaatttcattatttctaATTCccctttattaaaataaaattattatatcttttatatataaaaaagtaataacttgattcattttagattttttttttcctttttaaatacaaaaagttaatatttttttatgaccAAAACATTTCTGAAACACGTTAAACTGGTGTTAAGAAAAGCTTTTTCTAAAGAGAAACCTCTGATAAAAGACAAGCTTTATTAATTTCCTacattaaatagttttaaaagagTAATTATTACAATCAACTTAAAGCGAGTTCAAAAAAGTTGACAGAAAGAAATATCCATAAATATTAAACGTGGAATTTGTTTCCTTGCAGGTCTACGTGCAGTTGAAGAGGTGAATGATCTTGATCGAGTGAAAATCCAAGGGTTGATTTTGCGTCAACCATTCTTTGGTGGAGTGCAGAGGACAGAGTCGGAGTTAAGGCTTCAGAATAACCCACTCATTCCTCTGAGTGTTTCGGATTCGATGTGGGAGTTGGCTCTGCCAACTGGTGCTGATCGTGACCATGAATATTGCACTGTAAGGGCTGGAAATGCGGTTGAGAAATTTGAGAAGATGAAGGAGCTTGGTTGGAGAGTGCTCGTGAGTGGCAACAATGGTGACCCATTGGTGGATCGTGATAAGGAGTTGGTGCAATTGATGGAAGAAAAAGGGGTGAAAGTGGTGAAGGATTTTCAAGAAGAAGGCTGCCATGGAGTTGAACTCTTTGACCCATTGAAAGGAAACCAGTTCATTGATTTGGTTAAACATTTCATTAACCCAATCTGTGTTTAGGACTAAATTATCATGTTCTGTGTACCAAACACAATTTACTATGTTACGTGGTTCATGTTTCAACCTTCTACTATAATAAAAACGTGagaaatatatgttttcttatgaaattaaaaatagtttatgatGGAAATTTTTTATAccatttgattttatatttttttaaatcattagtttttttcttaattttttttaatggttttaaagtttattttatatgacaaaTGATATGCCAcgtattatttacttttttataaaataaaatccttACATTGGCCTAATCCAGCTTTTCacgattaaataaaaaaaataaaaatttaaaatacctAAGGTGCAGACGGTGAATATGGAGGTGTAGGAAAAGGAATGGATTGGCCCAACCACATTGCCATTTGCTACCTAATATAAACTTTAACACCATTGActaaataaaaaccaaaattaatacttttaaaaatacagaaatccaaattgtataaaattttgACCAagaactatttttaattttacttaatacttcatgaaaaaaacatatttttcccATTGTTGAGATCGCTTAAGCATCTTAGTAATTGCTCTGATAGATAAGTTTTGTCTTTTACAATTATGATCGGAGTTTTCAATGAATAATTTAggaataaaatgatattttctttttcattattgttattaataatattattattatatttataatagatgctgaatatactttttataacatttatacTTTCATCGTAAGAAGATTGTTCTCTCGTTAGAGGCAATAATAATGCATCTGATATAGTACTTATTgatgagaaaattattaaaaactataCAAATCAGAAAGAGACATTAAATGTTAGATccattaaatatttcatttcttcttataaaataaatcaagattataacttttgtttaaataaatgttagtgttaactaataaatattttatttgttatttttgatgatgatcatcTCTATAATCATtgcaaaaaaaaagttaaacaatgACAATTTTATGGTAATTGTTGATGAAAAAGGTGGCAATGACATATCTGAATTTATTTATGTTGGTGTGGCATATGATTTGAAATTGGTTACAGGATAACCActctaaaaaaattgatatcacAATGATTATACGTCAATCGTTAATGCAAATAcgtaaaatattgttttagaataattattattgaaaatgacGACATTGAGAATTTGTTAACGCTGTGTTTCTTTGGAGGAAAAACACTATTCACGTAAATTATCAGAGATGGATTTCCAAAAGTAAGGTCGTTCGTTTTGGTGGATTTGCGCGGATTTGGTAAGACGGATATCTGCTGATTTGCAGGATTCCACTGTTGAGCTCATCTCATAAATGTAGGAGGATTTGCGATGATTTACGAGGGAAAGACGTATATACCCTGTACGACATATGCAGCTTTTCCCATATGTGCTTCCATACATCAGCGAAAAGGAACGTTAGTTGAAGTTATTCGATTCTGAACATTAATAACCGATTCCAACACTATGAAATAACTTAAAAATGCTACAATGTGGTTTCACGAGTTTGAAGTACTGTGGTTTGTAGAGTAAAGTGGACTGGGTGCCCATGTGATGAGCAGTTTTGACTGTCCTCTTGCCATGCACTTGTTTAATTTCGTAAATGCTTTTGCAGCCCAATACAGTGTCCAGATTCCGTGTTTGAGTGACTGTTTGACTAAACCATTCACTGCCATGAACTGCAAAGGAGAGAATCACTGGCATTGCTTGCTGGCAAACATGTTTGAATTTCAAAAGAATAACCATC includes these proteins:
- the LOC108344974 gene encoding carboxylesterase 1 encodes the protein MSNETIDSRLQIRPNPDGTFTISSETIDPYQRLQIQPNPDGTFTRLNNVTIPHTAPSSDPSLPISVLTKDIAINPHNHTWLRLFLPRTLLSSSNPNKLPLILFFHGSGFVLLSAASSVFHDFCVQIADSAQAIVASVDYRLAPEHRLPAAYDDGAEALRWIGNCEDEWLRQYADYSNCYLMGNSAGATIAYQTGLRAVEEVNDLDRVKIQGLILRQPFFGGVQRTESELRLQNNPLIPLSVSDSMWELALPTGADRDHEYCTVRAGNAVEKFEKMKELGWRVLVSGNNGDPLVDRDKELVQLMEEKGVKVVKDFQEEGCHGVELFDPLKGNQFIDLVKHFINPICV